A stretch of Myceligenerans xiligouense DNA encodes these proteins:
- a CDS encoding family 20 glycosylhydrolase, with protein sequence MTDNDAAAAITPAPVRIEPGREVVDLARVRVIVPDVVPGGDDCDDPGLRSLAAELLEPAGITVADAPRNGPSPAVPLELSVDDDAGPEASSNPERYTLTVSAGGGVVAAPARSGLLHGLRTLRQLAGAAQAAGRPGEVAAVVVHDEPRYPWRGLSLDIARHFFGPGHLRAVVDLLGQYKMNRLGLHLTDDQGWRLEIPSRPELVARSSQSAVNGDEGGYLSVDDYARLQEYAAARGIVVVPEIDLPGHVNAATHAYGELTPDGRPTDTYEGIEVGFSRLYLDLPTTEPFLRDVLGDVARMTHGDWVHFGGDEVHRMPAEEYLGFVELCQEIVTSSGKTPAAWQEAAGSGHGDAETAAAALAAAGVGAADATATTTAGGPGSSATAAGSVANGATASGGTTTVVVPDDPRTAASPVRAGTVLHYWDSRAGSEAFLRAAEAGARFVMTPADRTYLDMKYTPEHPLGLHWAGFVELRDSYDWDPADAIEGLSPEAVDGVSACVWTETLVTRDDLFSMLLPRLAAVAEAAWTPRDARDWESFRARIAVEAAAWRRDGAAYHPTPQVDW encoded by the coding sequence ATGACGGACAACGACGCCGCCGCGGCGATCACCCCAGCCCCCGTCCGCATCGAGCCCGGCCGGGAGGTGGTGGACCTCGCGCGGGTACGGGTGATCGTGCCCGACGTCGTGCCAGGTGGTGACGACTGCGACGATCCCGGTCTCCGGTCCCTCGCCGCCGAGCTGCTCGAACCCGCGGGCATCACCGTCGCCGACGCACCGCGGAACGGCCCGTCCCCCGCGGTTCCGCTGGAGCTCTCGGTCGACGACGACGCCGGCCCGGAAGCCTCCTCGAACCCCGAGCGCTACACGCTGACCGTGTCCGCCGGCGGCGGCGTCGTGGCCGCGCCCGCGCGGTCCGGGCTGCTCCACGGCCTGCGGACGCTGCGCCAGCTCGCCGGCGCCGCCCAGGCCGCCGGGCGTCCCGGTGAGGTCGCGGCCGTCGTCGTGCACGACGAGCCGCGGTATCCCTGGCGCGGGCTCTCCCTCGACATCGCGCGGCACTTCTTCGGGCCCGGCCACCTGCGCGCCGTCGTCGACCTGCTCGGCCAGTACAAGATGAACCGTCTCGGCCTGCACCTCACCGACGACCAGGGCTGGCGCCTGGAGATCCCGTCCCGGCCGGAGCTCGTGGCGCGTTCCTCGCAGAGCGCCGTGAACGGTGACGAGGGCGGATATCTCAGCGTGGACGACTACGCCCGGCTGCAGGAGTACGCGGCCGCGCGCGGGATCGTCGTCGTCCCCGAGATCGACCTGCCCGGGCACGTCAACGCCGCGACACACGCCTACGGCGAGCTCACCCCGGACGGGCGTCCGACCGACACGTACGAGGGGATCGAGGTCGGGTTCTCCCGCCTGTACCTCGACCTGCCGACCACGGAGCCGTTCCTCCGGGACGTGCTCGGCGACGTCGCGCGCATGACCCACGGCGACTGGGTGCACTTCGGCGGGGACGAGGTGCACCGGATGCCGGCCGAGGAATACCTCGGGTTCGTGGAGCTGTGCCAGGAGATCGTCACGTCGTCGGGCAAGACGCCGGCCGCGTGGCAGGAGGCCGCCGGCTCCGGGCACGGCGACGCGGAGACGGCCGCGGCCGCGCTGGCGGCCGCCGGCGTCGGCGCGGCGGACGCGACGGCCACGACGACGGCCGGCGGGCCGGGGAGCAGTGCCACGGCGGCCGGCTCGGTGGCGAACGGTGCGACGGCGAGCGGGGGCACCACGACCGTCGTCGTCCCCGACGACCCGCGCACCGCGGCGTCGCCCGTGCGTGCGGGGACCGTGCTGCACTACTGGGACTCCCGCGCCGGGTCCGAGGCGTTCCTGCGCGCCGCCGAGGCCGGCGCCCGGTTCGTCATGACCCCGGCGGACCGGACCTACCTCGACATGAAGTACACGCCCGAGCATCCGCTGGGACTGCACTGGGCGGGGTTCGTCGAGCTGCGCGACTCCTACGACTGGGACCCGGCCGACGCGATCGAAGGGCTGTCCCCCGAAGCCGTCGACGGCGTGTCGGCCTGCGTGTGGACCGAGACCCTGGTGACACGGGACGACCTGTTCTCCATGCTGCTGCCCCGCCTGGCGGCCGTGGCCGAGGCGGCCTGGACACCACGGGACGCCAGGGACTGGGAGTCCTTCCGGGCCCGGATCGCGGTCGAGGCCGCCGCCTGGCGCCGCGACGGCGCGGCGTACCACCCCACGCCGCAGGTGGACTGGTAG
- a CDS encoding TlpA family protein disulfide reductase: MRRILTPLIAGALFLAGCAAGTTAGPEAGDDTGSSADAGAATDAPGGTGADQDGADQETGDAAGSGAETRVDATAWDFSAETLEGGTFEGASVAGTPTVLWFWAPWCPTCRAQIPTVTGLAEEHDGEVEFIGAGGLASDAEIRELAEEIPHVTHLIDVDGVVWQKFGVTAQSTFAVIDENGEIVADGYLDDGALEDLVADLAG, from the coding sequence ATGCGACGGATACTCACTCCCTTGATCGCCGGCGCCCTGTTCCTCGCCGGCTGCGCCGCCGGGACCACGGCAGGCCCGGAGGCGGGCGACGACACCGGGTCGAGCGCGGACGCCGGGGCCGCCACGGACGCCCCCGGCGGCACCGGGGCCGACCAGGACGGCGCCGACCAGGAGACCGGCGACGCCGCCGGCTCCGGCGCGGAAACGCGGGTCGACGCCACCGCCTGGGACTTCTCCGCCGAGACGCTGGAGGGCGGCACGTTCGAGGGTGCCTCCGTCGCGGGGACCCCGACCGTGCTGTGGTTCTGGGCGCCGTGGTGCCCCACCTGCCGGGCCCAGATCCCGACCGTGACCGGCCTCGCGGAGGAGCACGACGGCGAGGTGGAGTTCATCGGCGCGGGCGGCCTGGCGTCCGACGCCGAGATCCGCGAGCTGGCCGAGGAGATCCCGCACGTCACCCACCTGATCGACGTCGACGGCGTGGTCTGGCAGAAGTTCGGCGTCACCGCGCAGTCGACTTTCGCGGTGATCGACGAGAACGGGGAGATCGTCGCGGACGGCTACCTGGACGACGGCGCCCTCGAAGACCTCGTCGCGGACCTGGCGGGCTGA
- a CDS encoding dihydrolipoyl dehydrogenase family protein, which translates to MSTEQAEVVVVGLGVAGEAVGGALAKAGVDVVGIEDTLVGGECPYWGCIPSKMMVRAGNLLAEARRIPGMAGSATVTPDWAPVARRIREEATADWDDTIAVDRFTDAGGRFVRGHAEILGPDRVRVGDTEYTASRGLVLATGTEPVVPPIDGLAETPFWTNHGAIEAEELPASLIVLGGGAIGLEIGQVYARFGVKVTVVEAADRILPMDEPESSELIEDVLVREGLTVHTGSPVTRVTYDDGSGFAVTADGVPGDLHAEKLLVATGRRPRLAPETRSALGAPPRGDLVDDRLRIADRVWAIGDAAGKGAFTHVATYHADIVVREILGEDGPAADHRALPRVTFTDPEVGVVGLTEAAAREAGLTVATGIQRASSTTRGWLHKAGNDGFVKLVADVDAGRLVGATAAGPHGGEVLGALSVAVHARVPITELESMIYAYPTFHRGIHEALKDLRSAG; encoded by the coding sequence ATGAGCACCGAGCAGGCAGAGGTCGTCGTCGTCGGGCTGGGGGTCGCCGGGGAGGCGGTGGGCGGCGCGCTCGCGAAGGCCGGCGTGGACGTGGTCGGGATCGAGGACACCCTGGTCGGCGGCGAATGCCCCTACTGGGGCTGCATCCCGTCCAAGATGATGGTCCGGGCCGGGAACCTGCTCGCCGAGGCGCGGCGGATCCCCGGGATGGCCGGGAGCGCGACGGTGACGCCGGACTGGGCCCCGGTGGCCCGGCGGATCCGGGAGGAGGCGACCGCCGACTGGGACGACACGATCGCCGTCGACCGCTTCACCGACGCGGGCGGGCGCTTCGTCCGAGGACACGCGGAGATCCTCGGGCCGGACCGGGTGCGGGTGGGCGACACCGAGTACACCGCCTCGCGCGGTCTGGTCCTCGCCACGGGGACCGAACCCGTGGTCCCGCCCATCGACGGCCTCGCCGAGACCCCGTTCTGGACCAACCACGGCGCGATCGAGGCCGAGGAACTCCCCGCGTCGCTGATCGTGCTCGGCGGGGGCGCGATCGGGCTGGAGATCGGCCAGGTCTACGCGCGGTTCGGGGTGAAGGTCACCGTGGTCGAGGCGGCGGACCGCATCCTGCCCATGGACGAGCCGGAGTCCTCGGAGCTGATCGAGGACGTCCTGGTGCGCGAGGGCCTCACCGTGCACACCGGCTCCCCGGTCACGCGCGTCACGTACGACGACGGCAGCGGCTTCGCCGTGACCGCCGACGGCGTACCCGGCGACCTGCACGCCGAGAAGCTCCTGGTCGCCACCGGGCGCCGACCACGCCTGGCCCCCGAGACCCGCTCCGCGCTCGGCGCCCCGCCGCGTGGCGACCTGGTCGACGACCGCCTCCGGATCGCCGACCGCGTGTGGGCGATCGGCGACGCCGCCGGCAAGGGCGCGTTCACCCACGTGGCCACGTACCACGCCGACATCGTGGTGCGGGAGATCCTCGGCGAGGACGGCCCGGCCGCGGACCACCGCGCTCTTCCCCGGGTGACGTTCACCGACCCCGAGGTCGGCGTCGTCGGGCTCACCGAGGCCGCGGCCCGCGAGGCGGGACTCACGGTCGCGACAGGGATCCAGCGGGCCTCCTCCACGACGCGCGGCTGGCTGCACAAGGCCGGCAACGACGGCTTCGTCAAGCTGGTCGCCGACGTCGACGCGGGCCGGCTCGTCGGCGCCACGGCCGCCGGGCCGCACGGCGGCGAGGTCCTGGGCGCCCTGTCGGTCGCGGTCCACGCGCGCGTCCCGATCACCGAGCTGGAATCCATGATCTACGCCTACCCGACCTTCCACCGCGGCATCCACGAGGCCCTGAAGGACCTGCGGTCGGCCGGCTGA
- a CDS encoding serine hydrolase domain-containing protein: MHTATTDRRRAPRTGPPLAARVAAGLAAAALVVTTAACAGAEPDEPGAGSGTASGVTTAQELTARDVDAWLDRTLPGALEANGIAGASVAVVHDGEVVTTRGFGQADTGADGGAPADATADTLFRPGSVSKIFTATAVMQLVEQGDVDLDADVSEYLDFEIDRNFDAPVTLRHLLSHTPGFEERIAGLIGSGDEPADLRQALVTDPPEQVYAPGTTPAYSNYGNALAGYVVERVSGEPFEDYLDRHVFEPLGMESSTFRQPLPPALRDRVSQGYDDASGPAGPFEIVGTPPAGALTSSANDMARFMLAQLGTAPEQDLLLRDETREQMYSPALTEAELGSFAGAQRMTLGLFQEDRNGHRIVGHGGDTNYFHSHLQLYPDDGAGIYVSVNSGGLDPAATHALRADLMEDFADRYFPAAGDGGTATTADGTGGTTSTADGGTAAQRENAERLAGTYVSARGFHSTFLSALGPLMTYELSARDDGRLAMSPDPGTLRPNVYEQVGDDVWREVDGERRIAVRTEAGQVTGITHDAAFTLLPLDAERRAGLPILAGATVVLLLGLLAWPAGAVWRRIRKRPAPARDGRVWRGLTRVGVASALLAVAGWAVVVLTVMGLAEVPPVAIRGVQVLQVVGALGMVPAIVLLVGEIRRRAGWRRIAGTTAVILALSAVTNFAIMFQFLSPDISY, encoded by the coding sequence ATGCACACCGCCACCACGGACCGCCGTCGGGCACCACGGACCGGACCACCCCTCGCGGCCCGCGTGGCCGCCGGACTCGCCGCCGCCGCGCTCGTCGTGACGACGGCCGCCTGCGCCGGCGCCGAGCCCGACGAGCCCGGTGCCGGGTCCGGCACGGCGTCCGGCGTCACCACCGCCCAGGAACTGACCGCGCGGGACGTGGACGCGTGGCTCGACCGGACGCTGCCCGGGGCGCTGGAGGCCAACGGGATCGCCGGGGCGTCGGTCGCCGTCGTGCACGACGGCGAGGTGGTCACCACCCGGGGCTTCGGGCAGGCAGACACCGGCGCCGACGGCGGCGCGCCGGCCGACGCGACCGCCGACACCCTGTTCCGGCCCGGATCGGTGTCCAAGATCTTCACCGCCACGGCCGTCATGCAGCTCGTGGAGCAGGGGGACGTGGACCTGGACGCCGACGTGTCCGAGTACCTCGACTTCGAGATCGACCGGAACTTCGACGCCCCCGTCACCCTGCGGCACCTGCTCTCGCACACCCCGGGCTTCGAGGAGCGCATCGCCGGCCTGATCGGCTCGGGCGACGAGCCCGCGGACCTCCGGCAGGCCCTCGTGACCGACCCGCCCGAGCAGGTCTACGCCCCCGGGACCACCCCGGCGTACTCCAACTACGGCAACGCCCTGGCCGGGTACGTCGTGGAGCGGGTCAGCGGGGAACCGTTCGAGGACTACCTCGACCGTCACGTCTTCGAGCCGCTGGGGATGGAGTCGTCCACGTTCCGCCAGCCGCTTCCGCCGGCGCTGCGGGACAGGGTCTCGCAGGGGTACGACGACGCCTCCGGCCCGGCCGGGCCGTTCGAGATCGTGGGGACCCCGCCGGCCGGCGCCCTCACGTCCTCCGCGAACGACATGGCGCGGTTCATGCTCGCGCAGCTCGGCACGGCGCCGGAGCAGGACCTGCTGCTGCGCGACGAGACCCGGGAGCAGATGTACTCGCCCGCGCTGACCGAGGCGGAGCTCGGCAGCTTCGCCGGCGCCCAGCGCATGACCCTCGGCCTCTTCCAGGAGGACCGGAACGGCCATCGCATCGTGGGCCACGGGGGCGACACCAACTACTTCCACTCCCACCTGCAGCTCTACCCGGACGACGGCGCCGGGATCTACGTCTCGGTGAACAGCGGCGGGCTCGACCCCGCGGCGACCCACGCACTGCGCGCCGACCTGATGGAGGACTTCGCCGACCGGTACTTCCCCGCGGCGGGCGACGGCGGGACGGCCACCACGGCGGACGGCACCGGCGGGACGACCTCCACCGCGGACGGCGGCACCGCCGCCCAGCGGGAGAACGCCGAACGGCTGGCCGGGACGTACGTCTCCGCGCGCGGCTTCCACAGCACCTTCCTCTCCGCACTCGGCCCGCTGATGACCTACGAGCTCAGCGCGCGCGACGACGGCCGCCTGGCGATGAGCCCCGACCCGGGCACCCTGCGGCCCAACGTCTACGAGCAGGTCGGCGACGACGTCTGGCGAGAGGTGGACGGCGAGCGCCGGATCGCGGTCCGGACCGAGGCCGGGCAGGTCACCGGCATCACGCATGACGCCGCCTTCACGCTCCTGCCGCTCGATGCCGAACGCCGGGCGGGCCTCCCGATCCTCGCCGGCGCGACCGTCGTGCTCCTGCTCGGTCTCCTGGCCTGGCCCGCCGGCGCGGTCTGGCGCCGGATCCGCAAGCGTCCGGCGCCGGCGCGCGACGGGCGCGTCTGGCGAGGGCTGACCCGCGTGGGCGTGGCGAGCGCGCTGCTCGCCGTGGCCGGCTGGGCGGTGGTGGTACTGACCGTGATGGGCCTGGCGGAGGTGCCGCCGGTGGCGATCCGCGGCGTGCAGGTGCTCCAGGTGGTCGGTGCGCTCGGCATGGTCCCGGCGATCGTGCTGCTGGTCGGGGAGATCCGGCGCCGGGCCGGCTGGCGCCGGATCGCGGGGACGACGGCGGTGATCCTGGCCCTGTCGGCGGTCACGAACTTCGCGATCATGTTCCAGTTCCTGTCCCCCGACATCTCGTACTGA
- a CDS encoding sensor histidine kinase, with amino-acid sequence MQSSPEARRTRRQDAVLAAAVTVVTLGVVVLEVRLIRTDPSVALSDAQAWALGVLSCAQAVLLVGLRSRPVVTLAAVAACQVVLVAAVPDIAAHGIALLIAAYTVGAHRPVRAVLGVAVPAVLLEAVTAAAAAWGRPDAWTIVGSQAGSAALAYGGAAFVGSYVASRRRERELERLSARAQIAAQRERAETAVAAERGRIARELHDVAAHHLSGMIVQAAAVDRLIGRDDDAARSGAAWIRSQGKATLENLRQVVGLLRDDAGVDGNAPVPGLEALETLVEEARRTGTDVVLERTGGAVRLPPIADISCYRVVQQALTNVRQHAPGAAARVRLTYGPRDVELEVVNGPAARAPAKLAGGGGSGLIGMRERAGLIGADLAAGPADDGGWRVRLRLPVSPDDGRVGAGHIETGDPR; translated from the coding sequence GTGCAGTCATCCCCCGAGGCGCGCCGGACGCGCCGCCAGGACGCCGTGCTGGCCGCCGCCGTCACCGTGGTCACGCTCGGAGTGGTCGTGCTCGAGGTGCGGCTCATCCGCACCGATCCGTCGGTCGCCCTGTCCGACGCCCAGGCGTGGGCGCTCGGCGTCCTGTCGTGCGCCCAGGCCGTGCTCCTGGTGGGGCTCCGGTCGCGACCGGTGGTGACCCTGGCGGCCGTCGCGGCGTGCCAGGTGGTGCTGGTCGCCGCCGTGCCGGATATCGCGGCGCACGGGATCGCGCTCCTGATCGCGGCGTACACGGTGGGGGCGCACCGGCCCGTCCGGGCCGTCCTGGGGGTGGCCGTCCCCGCCGTGCTGCTGGAGGCGGTGACGGCCGCCGCGGCGGCATGGGGCCGGCCGGACGCGTGGACGATCGTCGGGAGCCAGGCGGGGTCGGCGGCGCTGGCCTACGGGGGCGCCGCGTTCGTCGGCAGCTACGTCGCGAGCCGCCGGCGCGAGCGCGAGCTGGAGCGGCTGAGCGCGCGGGCCCAGATCGCGGCGCAGCGTGAGCGTGCCGAGACAGCGGTGGCGGCGGAGCGCGGCCGCATCGCCCGCGAGCTGCACGACGTCGCCGCCCACCACCTGTCGGGCATGATCGTCCAGGCGGCCGCCGTCGACCGGCTCATCGGCCGGGACGACGACGCCGCCCGCTCCGGGGCGGCCTGGATCCGCTCGCAGGGCAAGGCGACCCTGGAGAACCTCCGGCAGGTGGTGGGGCTGCTGCGGGACGACGCGGGGGTCGACGGGAACGCCCCGGTCCCGGGCCTGGAGGCGCTGGAGACGCTGGTGGAGGAGGCCCGGCGGACCGGCACCGACGTCGTGCTCGAACGGACGGGCGGGGCCGTGCGGCTCCCCCCGATCGCGGACATCTCGTGCTACCGGGTCGTCCAGCAGGCACTGACCAACGTGCGGCAGCACGCGCCGGGGGCGGCTGCGCGGGTCCGGCTCACGTACGGTCCTCGGGACGTGGAGCTCGAGGTGGTGAACGGTCCGGCCGCCCGCGCCCCCGCGAAACTGGCGGGCGGGGGCGGGTCGGGCCTGATCGGCATGCGGGAACGCGCGGGCCTGATCGGCGCCGACCTGGCTGCCGGTCCGGCCGACGACGGCGGCTGGCGGGTGCGGCTGCGGCTCCCGGTCTCGCCCGACGACGGCCGGGTGGGCGCCGGGCACATCGAGACGGGAGATCCGAGATGA
- a CDS encoding dihydrofolate reductase family protein, whose amino-acid sequence MGIITADIAVSADLVSAGHDQSLEHPFGKAAGQRLHTWMFEHGDGHRAEIEAVLDAGAFIMGRNMFTPGRGEWDPGWRGWWGEEPPYHAPVFVLTHHEREPLELTGTTFHFVTGGIEAALDRARAAAGDRNVSIAGGATTLNEYLAAGYVDELRLHVVPFTLGDGTRVFDGVPPIEFAESGVRHTPEVTHLTLRR is encoded by the coding sequence ATGGGAATCATCACCGCCGACATCGCCGTCTCCGCCGACCTCGTCTCCGCGGGCCACGACCAGTCCCTGGAGCACCCGTTCGGGAAGGCCGCGGGCCAGCGCCTGCACACCTGGATGTTCGAGCACGGGGACGGCCACCGTGCCGAGATCGAGGCGGTCCTCGACGCCGGCGCGTTCATCATGGGCCGCAACATGTTCACGCCCGGGCGCGGGGAGTGGGACCCCGGCTGGCGGGGCTGGTGGGGCGAGGAGCCGCCGTACCACGCGCCGGTCTTCGTCCTCACCCACCACGAGCGCGAGCCGCTGGAGCTGACCGGCACCACGTTCCACTTCGTCACCGGCGGGATCGAGGCCGCGCTCGACCGGGCACGGGCCGCGGCGGGGGACCGGAACGTGTCGATCGCCGGTGGCGCCACCACCCTGAACGAGTACCTCGCCGCGGGGTATGTCGACGAGCTACGCCTGCACGTCGTGCCGTTCACGCTCGGCGACGGGACGCGGGTGTTCGACGGCGTGCCGCCCATCGAGTTCGCGGAGTCCGGCGTGCGGCACACGCCGGAGGTCACGCACCTGACGCTGCGGCGCTGA
- a CDS encoding response regulator, translated as MIRTLLVDDQAVVRAGYRVLLEDAGDIEVVGEASNGPAAVREAARLRPDVVCMDVRMPGGDGIAATRQLRTVADPAAPVGGASAPAVLVVTTFDLDDYVFGALEAGASGFLLKDCEPEELVTAVRRLAAGEGMVDQAVTRRVITEFARRTRRAAPEPGAAAALTERETEIVRLLASGMSNAEIARELFVETSTVKSHLGRAMTKIGTRDRVQTVVWAYRHGLAEL; from the coding sequence ATGATCAGGACGCTGCTCGTGGACGACCAGGCGGTGGTGCGCGCCGGTTACCGGGTGCTGCTGGAGGACGCCGGTGACATCGAGGTGGTCGGGGAGGCGTCGAACGGGCCGGCCGCGGTCCGGGAGGCCGCCCGCCTGCGGCCCGACGTGGTCTGCATGGACGTGCGCATGCCGGGCGGCGACGGGATCGCGGCGACGCGGCAGCTCCGCACCGTCGCCGACCCGGCCGCTCCCGTGGGCGGCGCCTCGGCTCCCGCGGTACTCGTGGTGACCACCTTCGACCTCGACGACTACGTGTTCGGAGCCCTCGAGGCCGGCGCGAGCGGGTTCCTGCTCAAGGACTGCGAGCCGGAGGAACTGGTCACGGCCGTCAGGAGGCTCGCCGCGGGCGAGGGCATGGTGGACCAGGCCGTGACCCGGCGGGTCATCACCGAGTTCGCCCGGCGCACGAGGAGGGCAGCGCCCGAGCCGGGGGCGGCCGCCGCGCTCACCGAGCGCGAGACCGAGATCGTGCGCCTCCTGGCGAGCGGCATGTCGAACGCCGAGATCGCGCGTGAGCTGTTCGTGGAGACGAGCACGGTGAAGTCCCACCTGGGCCGCGCCATGACGAAGATCGGTACCCGCGACCGCGTGCAGACGGTGGTGTGGGCCTACCGGCACGGCCTCGCCGAGCTCTGA
- a CDS encoding isochorismatase family protein: protein MDDIRPQTSRFVTSRPRRALVVVDVQPTFCEGGELGVEGGNAVAERVAAYVKEHRDRYDAILTTQDWHIDPGEHFSDDPDYVNSWPPHGVADTPNAMLHPALAQIDADAHVKKGQYDHGYSGFDGADDAGRSLESILTDAGIGAIDVVGLAESHCVKHTALDARRNGLATRVLTDLTAPVSPGQGELAREEMRSAGVEFLSTADL, encoded by the coding sequence ATGGACGACATTCGGCCCCAGACCAGCCGCTTTGTGACGAGCCGGCCTCGGCGGGCGCTCGTGGTGGTGGACGTGCAACCCACGTTCTGCGAGGGTGGCGAGCTCGGCGTCGAGGGCGGGAACGCCGTCGCCGAGCGCGTGGCCGCGTACGTCAAGGAACACCGCGACCGGTACGACGCGATCCTCACCACGCAGGACTGGCACATCGATCCGGGCGAGCACTTCAGCGACGACCCGGACTACGTGAACTCGTGGCCCCCGCACGGCGTCGCGGACACCCCGAACGCGATGCTTCACCCCGCCCTGGCCCAGATCGACGCCGACGCCCACGTGAAGAAGGGCCAGTACGACCACGGCTACTCCGGGTTCGACGGCGCCGACGACGCCGGCCGCTCGCTCGAGAGCATCCTGACGGACGCGGGCATCGGCGCGATCGACGTGGTCGGCCTGGCCGAGTCGCACTGCGTGAAGCACACGGCACTCGACGCGCGCCGCAACGGGCTGGCGACCCGCGTCCTCACCGATCTCACCGCGCCCGTGTCACCCGGACAGGGTGAGCTGGCGCGCGAGGAGATGCGGAGCGCGGGCGTGGAGTTCTTGTCCACCGCCGATTTGTAA
- a CDS encoding cytochrome c biogenesis CcdA family protein, whose amino-acid sequence MPGADAFAVACGAGVVAAVNPCGFALLPAYLSLFVLGEHRSRSAAVGRALRATLALTLGFAGVFLVFGLAVAPVAAAVQAYLPAFTVVLGLVVAVAGGWLLAGRSLPSFTTGRRPGRQGAPTAGFGSMTGFGASYAIASLGCTVAPFLAVVVTAFRVESPAAGVLLFLTYAGAMGLMVGTAAVGVALARDGLITRARRAGGWLPRAGGVLLLLAGLYVAWYGFWELRVLHAGAGADPVVEAAAAVQRFLSDLAPWIAAAGLALVVVVLVVVATRRVRRRSGSARTAR is encoded by the coding sequence GTGCCCGGCGCTGACGCCTTCGCCGTGGCCTGCGGCGCGGGAGTGGTGGCCGCGGTGAATCCCTGCGGGTTCGCGCTCCTGCCGGCGTACCTGTCGCTGTTCGTGCTGGGGGAGCACCGGTCGCGGTCCGCCGCCGTGGGGCGTGCGCTGCGGGCGACGCTGGCGCTGACGCTCGGGTTCGCCGGGGTGTTTCTCGTGTTCGGCCTGGCGGTGGCGCCGGTCGCGGCCGCGGTCCAGGCCTATCTGCCCGCGTTCACGGTGGTGCTCGGGCTGGTGGTCGCGGTGGCGGGCGGGTGGCTGCTGGCGGGTCGCAGCCTGCCGTCGTTCACGACCGGCCGGCGGCCGGGCAGGCAGGGCGCACCGACGGCGGGCTTCGGGTCGATGACCGGGTTCGGCGCGTCGTACGCGATCGCGTCGCTGGGCTGCACCGTCGCCCCCTTCCTCGCGGTGGTGGTGACCGCGTTCCGCGTGGAGTCCCCGGCGGCCGGCGTGCTGCTGTTCCTCACCTACGCCGGTGCGATGGGCCTGATGGTGGGGACGGCCGCCGTCGGGGTCGCGCTCGCGCGGGACGGCCTGATCACCCGCGCGCGGCGGGCCGGCGGGTGGCTCCCGCGTGCGGGTGGTGTGCTCCTGCTGCTCGCGGGCCTGTACGTGGCCTGGTACGGCTTCTGGGAACTGCGCGTCCTGCACGCGGGAGCCGGAGCGGACCCGGTGGTCGAGGCGGCCGCGGCCGTCCAGCGGTTCCTCTCGGACCTCGCACCCTGGATCGCGGCCGCGGGCCTGGCTCTCGTCGTCGTGGTCCTCGTCGTCGTGGCGACCCGTCGAGTCCGGCGCCGTTCCGGATCGGCCCGCACCGCACGCTGA
- a CDS encoding TetR/AcrR family transcriptional regulator: MTETQNRRRPLNRARVQAAAVQVADRDGLKGITMRSVADLLGVEAMALYRHVSGKNDLLDSLVEVVVAEINDACDALPAPEDPADWRTNLRRRILTARATLLRHRWAPALISSHGTMGPALMRYFDEFGAIMADGGFTLDTIHHALHAFGPRALGFSPELFEPEAPAVTETDLDEEAALADMAAMAEAMPFLARMAQHLSHEASTTLGWCDDQDEFEFGLDVMLDGLERRLER; encoded by the coding sequence GTGACCGAGACACAGAACCGGCGTCGTCCCCTGAACCGCGCCCGCGTGCAGGCGGCCGCCGTGCAGGTCGCCGACCGGGACGGGCTCAAGGGCATCACCATGCGGTCCGTCGCCGACCTGCTCGGCGTCGAGGCGATGGCGCTGTACCGGCACGTCTCCGGCAAGAACGACCTGCTCGACTCCCTCGTCGAGGTCGTCGTCGCCGAGATCAACGACGCCTGCGACGCGCTCCCCGCGCCCGAGGACCCGGCCGACTGGCGCACCAACCTGCGCCGCCGCATCCTGACCGCCCGGGCCACCCTGCTCCGGCACCGGTGGGCGCCGGCCCTGATCAGCTCCCACGGCACGATGGGCCCCGCGCTGATGCGCTACTTCGACGAGTTCGGGGCGATCATGGCGGACGGCGGGTTCACGCTCGACACCATCCACCACGCCCTGCACGCGTTCGGCCCGCGCGCCCTGGGCTTCTCGCCCGAGCTCTTCGAACCCGAGGCGCCCGCGGTGACCGAGACCGACCTGGACGAGGAGGCGGCGCTCGCCGACATGGCCGCGATGGCCGAGGCGATGCCCTTCCTCGCGCGGATGGCACAGCACCTCTCCCACGAGGCGTCCACGACGCTCGGCTGGTGCGACGACCAGGACGAGTTCGAGTTCGGCCTCGACGTCATGCTCGACGGACTGGAGCGGCGCCTGGAGCGCTGA